ACCAGAGAAAGATGTGGGAAAAAATAATACGAAGGGGAATGTATTTTCACCTTCTCCACATCTATACTACGACAAGAGAGGGAATCTTTCATCCCCAACTTGCCAAATCCATGAGCAGGATAAACTACCGTCCTCACAACATCCATCATAATCTCATTCCATTCACATTCACCATCAAATATGATCAAATCGgaatcaaaaccaaatcatgTAAACCAAAATCAAATCAGTTGAACCAAAACCAATTTCAGTTTTATTCTTACTTAAAACATTCCCAAAAGGCTCGAAAATCATTCCGTTtctctaaatcaaattcaaatacttCATCTTTTCTAAAACGCCTCAAAACCTTTCTTCGAAGATTCGAAAACTCCTTCATTCTTAAATACACATTTACattactttattttttgcttAAGACGCTCCAAAACATATATCCTTTTCAAAGTTAACCAAACCAAAACAAGTTAAATCTCCAATTCACCTCCAATACTTTAGTTTTCTCCAAAATTACTCGAAACATAAATTTTAAaccaaaattaatcaaataaactCATTTCATTTCGCCGATCAATTTCAATGGTTCAAATTCATTTAAATGCTTATAAAAATTACGACAACATCTATAAAACTCGAACTTTGCCACCCTTTAGGTCCCATCTAAATATttctcaaatcattttcaacgaatttcaaaccaaatcattttccaaataaatacaaaatttagaTTTCCAACTATCAATTCATTTTCAATGTCAAACCATTTCGAAATCCAACCAATTTTAATATGCAATGCCAAATCAAGAAATCAACATACAAAATGTCAATACCCAATCAATTCCAGTAAATCAAGAAACCAATTTAACAATCACCAATTCAacaaaattaatcaattaaacaGGATATACAACCTTCTCAATAATTATAATATCCATCAAGCAAGCAACTCTATTAATCTAGAATAGCTCAATTTCATCCATAAGACTTacaaacatataaaattatatttttcaagaCAATATCGACTTGTAACAattcttgaaaataaaataaatttaagaaaagCGCCCCCTACCTTAAATAAGCGAACTAAACGCGTATAAAAACTTTATTTCTCTTATCCAGCAACAGCGACAGCTTGACGGTGACGCTTTTCACGGTTGCAGCTATGGAAGGTTTAGCAGCTTTTTCTGGCAACCTCTCTCAAACAAAAATGATATCAACGTAAAGAGCAAAAAGATATAAACACTTTAAtcgaattaattttttattagaattacaAATCACAATAAATTAAATGCCGAAAGTCAAGGTTCCATGGTTTccattttcttctctctcacggtgtttctcctctttcttttttcttgttttgggtTTGGTCACATTAAATGTAAATGATATAAGAGGATGATGGTGATTAGTTGATAATtatatgaatgaatgaatgttaGGTGTCAAggttatatatacatataagtcacgttttctttctttttcttttgttttcttaatgCCTTCGGCCAAAATGAATGAAACTAAGAAAATACTGATAATTAATGATGATTTAATGGTTAGGTGTCATGGTTTATTAAATAGAAGGGTTGGGTGTCAAGTTTTGGAACTGCTGAGATAGCTAGAggataaagtataatttttattatttattttataagtgggataaagaaaaaatatgaaagaaaaatatttaaaggtGAAAGATCACACTGTaccctctaaaataaaaattcaaaatttagaaaatttcaaattctataaggataaatatatatgatgagttactaatataaatgacattagtaaTATCATGATAAAAGATATACGATGAAACATTAACAAAGTTAAGTTCACCGAAGAGTACTGATATTTACTCATACGACAGATTTTGAACTTAATAATACTgttaactaaattttattttaatcaaagcgggtaaaaatattaatattattaataataataattttatcttttttcaaagaaTTTCTTCTCGAAGAATTTCGttataataaaaagttatacgtaaatcataattaatttaaactttaacaattataaaattaatttaattattcttagtaaattaatttctaaaaataaggagttctaattaataaaataaattataacttatttatatttaatttttttaaaactacgGGTTGTTATAgcaggagagagagagagaaagagagataaAGAGAGAGAACAAATGTGATGGCAGTGGTGGGATGTGAGAAGAGGAGAGAGATCTGGCAAATACGGAGGGTAACAGAGGATGtggagagagaagaagaaaacttTCAGTAGAAGAGTTTGATAAGGAAAGAGAACAACAAACATAAGGGTATTTTTGTTTGaaggacaattttaaaactaagttcAATGTTAGGAACaattttaaatgtaaaaaatcCTTAGGGACAATTTTAATTTTCGGCCAAAAGTAACCCAAAACTATATAAAcaaaaatcgtacttaacccaaatatttaataaataaatattaaataagtaaaatttaaatccaCCTATCtattataaatcataaataaatatttataaatttatatcaaaattatacactataaataaatttttataatattaacattaatataaatattttctcTTATATATTTTAACTCATATTGAAAATATTCAAACTCACAGTAAATTTTTTAAGCAAAAGAGGAGAGTATAACAGGAGGGAGAGTTTTGAAGAGGTGAGCGACgatgaaatgaagaaaaagagagagttCTACCAACTGGAATAAGgggtatatatataaggaaACAAATCAGAAGGTTCGATTTGTAtttaaacatttaaattttttttactcataCAAATCAGACAATCCGATTTAGTGCGGctcgaaataaaaaaaaattaaaaatactcaAATTGGACCTATCAATTACAGtatctcaaaaattttaaatttcttccCTTTATACAAATCAGACCGTCCAATTTGTAtcaaaatttcaacaacaaaaaaatcgaACATCCGATTTTTAACCTATCAATTTACAAACAGTAGCTGCTATCTCAATGTATAACACACCCTATATCCATATCGAAGTATAACATATACATAacattcatataaaaaaaatgagccgAGTTATGACCTAATTAGAGTTATCGTCCTTTACGTAACAGCATCATTAATTAGCCTTACAAATAACGCCTCTTTTGCAATGACCAGTATCAGGTATCAAGAAAAATACTTGTTAGTCAACGAAAAGTCACCATTAACCACCACAGGACATAGGTTACACCAATAGAAATTTCctttaaatatgaaaataattcttttcaattttttttcaattgagagGGGAAAGCGTGATTTTTagcattttaatatttttgtttttatgttttttttatcctatcacaaaatatacattaaaaaatatattttatcctctcaaatgaaataaaaaattgaaaaaatctattttttcaatatattgTCATTTATAAATTAGAGTTAACTTTCAATGGTAAAAATTGAAACGTAACAAAGTAACATGAGAGAATACTTCATAAGATGTCTATTTGACGATGTAAACCAATCAATCAAGGAAGACTTAGAAACTTGGGTTTATTATATTACTTAAATTCTAGAAAAGGATCGGTGTAGAAAAAGAGATGGCATGGCATAATggcataataattttattttttgcaagGACATGTGCGCTCTGAACACGTTTATTTAAAGGACAATGGTAGAACAAGTTCCAAAACAAGAACTTGACAGCATCATACTGAAGCAGCAAAGATGCAGGACAAGTCAAGTTGTTCCACCTAGTCCGCTACTCTCTCATCTCAACATAGGATCGAAAGGAAGGTACTTCCATCTGCTCTTCCGGTTTATGTTATTGATTTGATATTGAAATGATTTTAATCTAATCTGCACTTGAGGCATATGTAATGTATGTAATATATGTATGTTTAATTTGGCTGTGGCTGGGGTTGTCTATCTCACTCTTACAAAGTTGTAAACTTGATGagtgaacaagaagaagagggAATGGGTAGTTATGCGAAGAACAAATCGAATCCAAAGCTAACACTGTTGCCTCTGATAGCTCTGATATTCTACGAAGTGTCTGGGGGTCCTTTTGGAGTGGAAGATTCTGTGAGGGCAGGAGCAGGCCCTCTCTTGTCCTTGCTTGGTTTCTTCATTTTCCCAGTTATCTGGAGCATTCCGGAAGCCCTTCTGACCGCTGAACTAGCCACCAGCTTCCCTGAAAATGGTGGATATGTTATCTGGATATCATCTGCTTTTAGCCCTTTCTGGGGTTTCCAGGAAGGATTCTGGAAATGGCTCAGTGGAGTCATGGACAATGCCCTTTACCCGGTTTTGTTCCTCGATTACTTGAAACATTCCTTGCCCATCTTTCACCAAATGATTGCTCGAGTCCCTGCTCTTCTAGGGATCACTCTCTCACTAACTTACTTGAATTATCGGGGACTTCACATTGTTGGCTTTTCCGCTGTTGTGCTCGCCGCCTTCTCTCTTTTACCGTTCCTCATAATGGGAATTCTCTCCATTCCCAAAATTAGGCCTAGCCGGTGGCTTCTTGTGGATTTTAACAAGGTGGACTGGCGAGGTTACTTCAATAGTATGTTATGGAATTTAAATTATTGGGATAAGGCAAGTACTCTTGCAGGGGAGGTTGAAGATCCCAGTAAAACGTTCCCGAAAGCTCTTCTTGGCGGACTTGTTTTGGTCATGTCTTCCTATTTGATCCCACTACTAGCCGCAACAGGTGCTTTGGGATCCTCCCCTAGTGAGTGGACAGATGGTTATTTTGCAGAAGTAGGGGTGTTAATTGGTGGGTTTTGGTTGAAACTCTGGATTCAGGCGGCTGCTGCCGTGTCTAACCTAGGCTTGTTCGAAGCAGAAATGTGTAGTGATTCTTTTCAACTGCTTGGGATGAGCAAACTCGGAATGCTTCCATCTGTATTTGCTGTAAGGTCAGAGTTATTTCTTCTCTtaccttcttttcttttcctcttttctttGTCAATGGAAACACTTAGATGGCATACAGTAGAGACATCTTAAATTCTTAACTTCTATAGCTTCACTCTGTCCTAATTAAACGTATTTGTGGTATCTTCCCTTTAATTAGCTCATACATAAAAGGCATTTTTGGTAGAAATGTTATTTGTAGACATAGCTGTGACCTGTGAGCACAATGTGAACATTTTCTGTAGATATATTAATTGCGTGAGTGGGAAGTTTCAACggtttaataattttatgtggCGCTATATATCTTGTAGGTCTAGGTATGGAACGCCCACTGTTAGCATTTTGTTATCTGCCACTGGAGTTATCTTCTTGTCATGGATGAGCTTTCAGGAAATCATGGAGTTTCTCAATTTCTTATATGCTGTAGGAATGCTTCTCGAGGTTGCAGCTTTTATAACTTTGAGAGTGAAGAGGCCAGATCTTCATAGACCTTACAGAGTTCCACTGCAAACATTTTGGGTGGGCATGATTTGTGTGCCTCCTTCCTTGTTGCTTATTCTTGTGATGTGCTTGGCTTCTTGGAGAACGTCCGTGGTGAGTGGGGCGGTGATTCTGGTGGGGTTTGTATTGTACCCTGCCTTGCTTCATGCCAAGAGTAAGAATTGGATGCTGTTTGAGGCAGAACCTCCTCCTTCATCTTTCAATGGTTGGCAGCAGCAATTTTCAGAAAACAAGGAGGTTGAGCTTGTGGAAGAAGAACAGTCCTTAATGCAAGATAATTCTAAACCAGACCAACAGGATCTCGATTTGACATGACAATCTTCAGGTTCACAATTCAGATAAGCAGCTTAAACATTATGCACTACTTACTGAGGTAGCAGCAAGAAAGGGATGAGATTTTGTGTTATGttgaaactaatttttttaatacgtggaatggattaaattttttttaataaatagaggTTGGATTGCAGCATAGCTTTCGTGCCTCGCATGACCGCATGATGTGTGTTTGTGTTGTACCTTAAtttggttatttatttattccgaGGATTACCAAaaagatataatattattatataatttgatgataatttaaaataaaattgacttttacataaaaacaaaaacatattaaagatattaataattttctcttagtaattaaaaatattttgtatttagtgAGAGATATTTGATTCAACATATCCGCGAATAGGGTGCACATTGGCACCGCTAATAGAAACACAATCACACACTTCTATCGTTGGAGTAGTGGATGTGACTAACAGAACATATGATTTTGTCCATTCTTCCTAGAAAAATGCATGTAAATCTATCTTAAACAAAAAATGTCAAAATTCTGGGAAGCAAATATATCCATGGTCAATTGATTTTGTTAAGATATTACGTTGGTGATTTCACCAGTTGATCATGGTTGCATGAACAAATGTTATTCAATAGTAAAACATTCATTTAAATTGATATTGATATCATTTGATCAATATAATAGACCTTGTAACTCCAGAAGCGTATTAGgctattcttttgtttttttttttttggtattgcGTATTAGGCTATCCTTTACATGATGACCCAGGTCCGGTTTAGCCTAGCAGCCTGATTGATTCTCTCAGTCTGGATTTGACCATATCCGGTTGATTGTATAGCTTAAATAATGACGTGAACTAATTAGAGGACTGAGTTACCGGTTT
The Arachis duranensis cultivar V14167 chromosome 5, aradu.V14167.gnm2.J7QH, whole genome shotgun sequence genome window above contains:
- the LOC107488670 gene encoding probable polyamine transporter At3g19553, giving the protein MSEQEEEGMGSYAKNKSNPKLTLLPLIALIFYEVSGGPFGVEDSVRAGAGPLLSLLGFFIFPVIWSIPEALLTAELATSFPENGGYVIWISSAFSPFWGFQEGFWKWLSGVMDNALYPVLFLDYLKHSLPIFHQMIARVPALLGITLSLTYLNYRGLHIVGFSAVVLAAFSLLPFLIMGILSIPKIRPSRWLLVDFNKVDWRGYFNSMLWNLNYWDKASTLAGEVEDPSKTFPKALLGGLVLVMSSYLIPLLAATGALGSSPSEWTDGYFAEVGVLIGGFWLKLWIQAAAAVSNLGLFEAEMCSDSFQLLGMSKLGMLPSVFAVRSRYGTPTVSILLSATGVIFLSWMSFQEIMEFLNFLYAVGMLLEVAAFITLRVKRPDLHRPYRVPLQTFWVGMICVPPSLLLILVMCLASWRTSVVSGAVILVGFVLYPALLHAKSKNWMLFEAEPPPSSFNGWQQQFSENKEVELVEEEQSLMQDNSKPDQQDLDLT